The Platichthys flesus chromosome 18, fPlaFle2.1, whole genome shotgun sequence genome includes a window with the following:
- the zfand3 gene encoding AN1-type zinc finger protein 3 gives MGDTSERSKPPGLPPRCPCGFWGSSKTMNMCSKCFADIQKKPPGEDCTPTPIQSTGSSQSTIFSSETSSSSSQSLLSSPPPSSEKPSAEEPSPSFPSTREGASSTDTAQGTLCTPTKRPRESASGSESEATPEKRPRADEEEGGSEEARGTPKQKNRRRCFRCQTKLELVQQELGSCRCGYVFCMLHRLPEQHDCLFDHLGRGREEAVLKMVKLDRKVGRSCQRIGEECS, from the exons ATGGGAGACACCAGCGAACGAAGCAAGCCCCCGGGGCTCCCTCCGCGGTGCCCCTGCGGATTCTGGGG gtcCAGTAAAACCATGAACATGTGCTCCAAATGTTTCGCTG ACATCCAGAAGAAGCCGCCAGGAGAGGACTGCACCCCCACGCCTATCCAAAGCACTGGGAGTAGCCAATCAACCATTTTCAGTAGCGAGACGAGCAGTAGCAGTAGCCAGTCCCTATTGTCGTCGCCGCCCCCTAGCTCTGAGAAACCATCAGCCGAAGAGCCCTCGCCATCGTTTCCCAGCACGAGGGAAG GCGCGTCGTCCACAGACACAGCCCAGGGCACCCTCTGCACACCCACAAAACGTCCACGAGAATCAG CCTCGGGCTCGGAGAGCGAGGCGACGCCAGAGAAGCGGCCTCGGGCAGACGAGGAAGAGGGGGGCAGCGAGGAGGCCCGCGGGACGCCCAAGCAGAAGAACCGCCGACGCTGCTTTCGCTGCCAAACCAAACTAGAGCTGGTGCAGCAGGAACTGGGCTCCTGCCGCTGTG GCTACGTGTTCTGCATGCTCCACCGTCTACCTGAGCAGCACGACTGCCTGTTCGACCACCTGGGCCGCGGCCGCGAGGAGGCCGTCCTCAAGATGGTGAAGCTGGACCGAAAGGTGGGCCGCTCGTGCCAACGCATCGGGGAGGAGTGCTCCTGA
- the btbd9 gene encoding BTB/POZ domain-containing protein 9 yields the protein MSNSHPLRPLASVSEIDHIHLLSEQLGALVLGEEYSDVTFVVEEKRFPAHRVILAARCHYFRALLYGGMKESQPQAEVCLEETRAEAFSMLLNYLYTGRASLSSAREEVVLDFLGLAHRYGLQPLEDSTSEFLRTVLHTNNVCLVFDVASLYSLSALSAACCAYMDRHAPEVLSSDGFLMLSKTALLTVVSRDSFAASEKEIFLALSRWSRHHGEGEDTHEVMSAVRLPLMTLTEMLNVVRPSGLLSPDDLLDAIKTRSESRNMDLNYRGMLVPEENIATMKYGAQVVKGELKSALLDGDTQNYDLDHGFSRHPIEEDGRAGIQVKLGQSFIINHIRLLLWDRDSRSYSYYIEVSMDELDWVRVVDHSKVLCRSWQNLYFTPQVCRYVRIVGTHNTVNKVFHLVAFECMFTNHSFTLEDGLVVPSENVATIASCASVIEGVSRSRNALLNGDTRNYDWDSGYTCHQLGSGAIVIQLAQPFSIGSLRLLLWDCDERSYSYYIEVSTNQQQWTKVLDRTRVACRSWQTLMFDKQPASFIRIVGTHNTANEVFHCVHFECPAQLDTEVKEGSPGLNSSDSDAASQHPRPQRPSRTHSLLPSQPSSPSSSSSQSHL from the exons ATGAGTAACAGTCACCCCCTGCGACCACTTGCCTCTGTGTCGGAGATCGACCACATCCACCTGCTGTCGGAGCAGCTGGGCGCCCTGGTGCTCGGCGAGGAGTACAGCGATGTGACCTTCGTCGTGGAGGAGAAGCGCTTCCCGGCGCACCGGGTCATCCTGGCAGCTCGATGCCACTACTTCAG GGCCCTGCTGTATGGGGGGATGAAAGAGTCCCAGCCCCAGGCGGAGGTGTGTCTGGAGGAGACACGGGCCGAAGCCTTCTCAATGCTGCTAAACTACCTGTACACGGGACGGGCCAGTCTCAGCTCCGCTCGTGAAGAGGTGGTGCTGGACTTCCTGGGCTTGGCTCACCGCTACGGCCTGCAGCCGCTGGAGGACTCCACCTCTGAGTTCCTCCGCACCGTCCTGCACACCAACAACGTCTGCCTGGTGTTTGACGTAGCCAGCCTCTACTCCCTGAGCGCACTCAGTGCAGCCTGCTGTGCCTACATGGACAGGCATGCACCTGAAGTGCTGAGCTCTGATGGTTTCCTCATGCTGTCTAAG acgGCTCTTCTGACTGTGGTCAGCCGTGACTCATTCGCTGCCAGCGAGAAGGAGATCTTCCTGGCCTTGAGTCGCTGGAGTCGGCACCACGGGGAGGGAGAAGACACTCACGAGGTGATGTCGGCGGTGCGGCTGCCCCTCATGACCCTGACGGAGATGCTGAACGTGGTGCGCCCGTCCGGCCTTCTGAGCCCAGACGACCTGCTGGATGCCATTAAGACCCGCTCGGAGAGCCGCAACATGGACCTCAACTATCGGGGAATGCTTG TACCAGAAGAGAACATCGCCACCATGAAGTACGGAGCTCAGGTGGTGAAAGGGGAGCTGAAGTCAGCGCTGCTGGACGGAGACACCCAGAACTACGACCTCGACCATGGCTTCTCCAGGCATCCTATTGAGGAGGACGGCAGGGCGGGGATCCAGGTCAAACTGGGACAATCGTTCATTATCAACCACATACGCCTGCTGCTGTGGGACAGAGATAGCCG GTCGTACTCGTACTACATCGAGGTGTCGATGGATGAGCTGGACTGGGTGCGTGTTGTAGACCACTCCAAGGTCCTCTGCCGCTCCTGGCAGAATCTGTACTTCACGCCACAAGTTTGCAG gTACGTTCGCATCGTGGGAACACACAACACGGTCAACAAGGTTTTCCACCTCGTGGCTTTTGAATGCATGTTCACCAACCACTCGTTCACCCTGGAGGACGGACTAGTGG TGCCCAGCGAGAATGTGGCGACCATCGCGTCCTGTGCCAGTGTCATCGAGGGTGTGAGCCGAAGCAGAAATGCCTTGCTCAACGGCGACACGCGCAACTACGACTGGGACTCTGGATACACCTGCCACCAGCTGGGTTCTGGAGCCATCGTCATCCAGCTGGCTCAGCCCTTCTCCATCGGGTCCTTAAG GCTGCTGCTTTGGGACTGTGACGAGCGCTCCTACAGCTACTACATCGAGGTCTCCACCAACCAGCAGCAGTGGACCAAGGTGTTGGACCGCACCAGGGTGGCCTGTCG ATCATGGCAGACCTTGATGTTTGATAAGCAGCCTGCTTCCTTCATCCGTATTGTTGGGACTCATAATACTGCGAATGAG GTGTTCCACTGTGTTCACTTCGAGTGTCCAGCCCAGCTCGACACAGAGGTCAAGGAAGGGAGTCCAGGCCTGAACTCGTCTGACTCTGACGCCGCCTCCCAGCATCCACGTCCCCAGCGAccctcacgcacacacagcctGCTGCCCTCCCAgccctcctccccctcatcGTCGTCCTCACAGTCCCATCTCTAA